Proteins from a single region of Eretmochelys imbricata isolate rEreImb1 chromosome 20, rEreImb1.hap1, whole genome shotgun sequence:
- the DNAJC22 gene encoding dnaJ homolog subfamily C member 22 — MAKRLLVTYALWALGGPVGLHHIYLGRDSHALLWMLTLGGFGVGWLWEFWRLPGWVARANDTREPQPRGPEPPALSPTRFFGQVLVGIYFGLVALIGLSSLAGFYLLALPLAVGLGVHVVSSVGDQTSDLRSTLAAAFLTSPIFYGRALAILPVSLTASVTAQQCRGYKACRGTGETLRARLYHLGLAYLAFTAPLAYCALSNTAATAGYVAHVTGTILARLSFFPSLGSFLEQLLLLPYRAWRLLTEGAGFGTGSFQEWEKVYEFVQSFQSERQPLAYKVLGLQDGAPVEEIHKSYRDLVKLWHPDHNQHRAEEAERRFIEVQAAYESLVQPRKAKPT; from the exons ATGGCCAAGCGGCTCCTGGTGACCTACGCCCTGTGGGCGCTGGGGGGCCCCGTCGGGCTGCACCACATCTACCTGGGCCGGGACAGCCACGCCCTGCTGTGGATGCTGACCCTGGGGGGCTTCGGGGTGGGCTGGCTCTGGGAGTTCTGGCGGCTCCCCGGCTGGGTGGCACGCGCCAATGACACCCGGGAGCCGCAGCCCCGCGGCCCGGAGCCCCCGGCCCTCAGCCCCACGCGCTTCTTCGGCCAGGTCCTGGTGGGGATCTACTTCGGACTGGTGGCACTCATCGGCCTCTCCTCCCTGGCCGGCTTCTACCTGCTGGCCCTGCCGCTGGCCGTGGGTCTGGGGGTGCACGTGGTCTCCAGCGTGGGTGACCAGACCTCGGATCTCAGGAGCACTCTGGCGGCGGCCTTCCTCACCTCCCCCATCTTCTACGGCCGCGCCCTGGCCATCCTGCCCGTCAGCCTGACGGCCAGCGTGACCGCCCAGCAGTGCCGGGGCTACAAGGCCTGCCGGGGCACCGGCGAGACACTGCGCGCCCGGCTGTACCACCTGGGCCTGGCCTACCTGGCCTTCACCGCCCCGCTGGCCTACTGCGCCCTCAGCAACACAGCCGCCACTGCCGGCTACGTCGCCCACGTCACTGGCACCATCTTGGCTCGGCTCAGTTTCTTCCCGTCCCTGGGCAGCTTCCTGGAGCAGCTCCTCCTTCTGCCCTACCGCGCCTGGAGGCTGCTGACGGAGGGTGCTGGCTTCGGGACCGGCTCCTTCCAGGAGTGGGAGAAGGTCTATGAGTTTGTGCAGAGCTTCCAGAGTGAGCGGCAGCCGCTGGCGTACAAG GTCTTGGGTCTCCAGGACGGCGCCCCCGTGGAGGAGATTCACAAGAGTTACCGGGACCTGGTGAAGCTTTGGCACCCGGATCACAACCAAcaccgggcggaggaggctgagAGACGGTTCATCGAGGTGCAGGCAGCCTACGAGAGCCTCGTGCAGCCGAGGAAAGCCAAGCCCACATGA